One Leptolyngbya sp. SIO1E4 genomic region harbors:
- a CDS encoding DUF4870 domain-containing protein, whose protein sequence is MNMDRTLELAKQGNPKAIAALLNRQLQPRGIQVKGAGQGGQLKVLLECPEATNKVKLTQYVIQWLTKLKPSIRALELYGKHPGQASYAWQQSFQFADQQFTPIDRPKVELGIGAESPLNPSEAEARAIGMDEGGLQDVQALEHSERVDLARTGRLEAIDQFVRSVLADESDIVPFVELEGKVLKVTIQTTQLLNGPFFCGQLGKQLEAIGSEAVCELKIYKRKGEKAPPFLMQTVTLFHQPEPELRPNGESSAMAYPPHLGPDQNEVLAASRLPSSPGVVRSGKGSLVMGFDLKTYRCIMHFSQYASFLLPLAGSIVPIVLWRVGAKYREIDVEGKSIANWMISVFLYTVSLSLIILGVLFVGIHALFLATLVVAWIFVLAYLVMPLVATVRVLQGKTFKYPFTLTLLS, encoded by the coding sequence ATGAACATGGATCGAACGCTTGAACTAGCAAAGCAAGGAAATCCAAAAGCGATCGCAGCTTTACTGAATCGACAATTACAACCTCGAGGGATTCAAGTGAAAGGGGCTGGTCAAGGCGGACAGTTAAAGGTTTTATTAGAGTGTCCAGAGGCAACAAATAAAGTCAAACTGACCCAATATGTGATCCAATGGCTGACGAAGCTAAAGCCTTCAATTAGGGCACTAGAGCTGTATGGAAAGCATCCTGGTCAAGCGAGTTATGCGTGGCAGCAGTCGTTTCAGTTTGCGGATCAACAATTCACGCCAATTGATCGCCCCAAGGTTGAGCTAGGGATAGGGGCTGAATCGCCCTTAAACCCATCAGAGGCGGAGGCTCGCGCTATTGGAATGGATGAGGGTGGCCTCCAAGATGTGCAGGCGTTAGAGCACTCAGAACGGGTCGATTTGGCTCGAACGGGTCGTTTAGAGGCGATTGATCAATTTGTGCGATCGGTGCTAGCTGACGAATCGGATATCGTTCCGTTTGTGGAACTTGAGGGCAAGGTCCTAAAAGTAACAATTCAAACGACGCAATTGCTGAATGGCCCGTTTTTTTGTGGGCAGCTAGGCAAACAATTGGAGGCAATAGGCTCAGAGGCCGTCTGCGAACTCAAAATTTATAAACGTAAAGGAGAGAAGGCTCCCCCTTTTTTGATGCAAACAGTGACGCTCTTTCATCAGCCGGAGCCAGAATTGCGTCCCAACGGCGAAAGTTCAGCAATGGCCTATCCTCCTCATCTAGGGCCTGACCAAAATGAAGTGCTTGCTGCATCCCGGTTACCCTCTTCTCCTGGAGTGGTTCGTTCCGGTAAGGGGTCTCTGGTGATGGGATTTGATCTCAAAACCTACCGCTGCATCATGCATTTTAGCCAATATGCTAGTTTTCTCTTGCCCTTAGCAGGTTCTATTGTCCCGATTGTGTTGTGGCGCGTGGGCGCAAAATATCGTGAGATTGACGTCGAGGGTAAGAGTATTGCGAATTGGATGATTTCGGTCTTTCTTTACACAGTGAGCTTATCGTTGATTATTTTGGGAGTGCTATTTGTCGGGATTCATGCCCTCTTTTTGGCCACATTAGTTGTGGCATGGATATTCGTTCTTGCGTACTTGGTGATGCCATTGGTTGCTACCGTTAGAGTCCTCCAAGGGAAGACCTTTAAATATCCCTTTACGCTGACTCTGCTGTCATAA
- a CDS encoding GUN4 domain-containing protein: MLPSKCTINANHLTGFLKSYSKSKMNNENQQNQTSKIDSLLGRSVIDELLALKTEMAERIEEIIARIEQNSDRRLEEAILFLAGSGDSENLESSIGFNGSDSRFGHYLAGWLQSGEKLTLNQAEAALQMMQKYSQSQLEPNGYSLPTAWEEISHQYHERTIEAELPPLSVVLKTGDRIVLSTGEYCDTYIAAYYPDETVYEYFVDYSEDIWDYGREGGSVNVLLDAAPRLMGQVASYVEHGYRCYVDPDIEAATYLWEQERQRVVSQREPVLPLYDLPPDTLRLDAVTLESERGADYQRLRELLQQQEWYSADQTTARLIADVCRTAEGSLNAEAIQQLPLADLRTLDRLWVAASGGKFGFSVQKKIWLDLGLTNLEVEDADLDKFGDAVGWGLRGRPIYYRKSPFNLSTAPNGYFPQWGVSSVGSNYSVYSYDWTFGRQIAANFFQTVGETQESFSRSANVSESSSNDTLNPTGDVPLEMLRNVLRPEDYSGVWHGHAVKFSIQQIFPTGQFNGIGEFLEEPHSGIQFGFTGKTDSDGKLTISRDVGIGSQVVSDANFEIDGDSVVWQGLTKGPGIEPTGLPFEFRTQLLESFSRSTTSSESSSNDTVASTGDTLLEMARNVSHQVENQWGGNNAPWHDGGLWAMGCRPGQNIIAINIKSDDGGKTFHGDMTYANEGPIGFRATLSDGNNYAVENQWGGDDAPWHDGGQWIIGGRSGQNVVELNVSSNDGGNTLNGTMTYEGEGPIGFKGTIIEGR, translated from the coding sequence TTGTTGCCAAGCAAATGCACTATTAATGCCAATCATCTAACAGGCTTTTTGAAAAGTTATTCAAAATCAAAAATGAACAACGAAAATCAGCAAAACCAAACCAGTAAAATAGATTCCTTATTAGGGAGAAGCGTTATTGATGAATTGCTTGCCCTTAAGACAGAAATGGCAGAGCGAATTGAGGAGATTATTGCGCGTATTGAGCAAAATTCAGATCGCCGTTTAGAAGAGGCAATTCTATTTTTGGCCGGAAGCGGTGATAGTGAAAACTTGGAAAGCAGTATTGGCTTCAATGGGAGCGATTCGCGGTTCGGTCATTACTTAGCCGGATGGTTACAAAGTGGTGAAAAATTGACGCTTAATCAAGCTGAAGCTGCACTGCAGATGATGCAGAAATACAGCCAGAGCCAGCTTGAACCCAATGGATATTCGCTGCCGACGGCATGGGAGGAGATCTCGCATCAGTATCACGAACGCACGATTGAGGCCGAGCTTCCTCCCTTGAGCGTGGTTCTGAAAACAGGCGATCGCATTGTTCTGAGCACGGGCGAGTACTGCGACACCTATATCGCTGCTTATTACCCTGACGAGACCGTCTATGAATACTTTGTGGATTACTCTGAGGACATTTGGGACTATGGCAGAGAAGGGGGCAGCGTCAATGTTCTTCTCGATGCCGCCCCTAGATTGATGGGCCAAGTAGCGAGCTATGTGGAACATGGCTACAGATGCTATGTCGATCCTGACATTGAGGCAGCCACCTATTTGTGGGAGCAGGAACGACAAAGAGTTGTAAGCCAGCGTGAACCCGTCCTACCTCTGTATGACTTACCACCAGATACCTTGCGGCTGGATGCTGTAACGCTAGAGTCGGAGAGAGGTGCAGACTACCAGAGACTGCGGGAACTATTGCAACAGCAGGAATGGTACAGCGCAGACCAAACCACTGCACGCCTGATTGCGGATGTGTGTCGAACAGCTGAGGGGTCGCTTAACGCGGAAGCCATCCAACAGCTTCCCCTTGCAGACTTACGGACATTAGACCGGCTCTGGGTGGCAGCAAGTGGCGGCAAGTTTGGCTTTTCAGTGCAGAAGAAGATTTGGCTGGATTTGGGTCTGACCAACCTAGAGGTGGAAGATGCAGATCTGGACAAGTTTGGTGATGCCGTAGGCTGGGGACTCCGTGGGAGGCCGATTTACTACAGAAAATCCCCCTTTAACCTGAGTACGGCTCCGAACGGCTACTTTCCGCAATGGGGGGTGTCATCAGTTGGTTCTAATTATTCTGTGTATTCTTATGACTGGACTTTTGGGCGGCAAATTGCTGCTAACTTCTTCCAGACAGTCGGAGAGACTCAGGAATCGTTCTCTCGTTCTGCAAATGTCTCTGAATCATCATCTAACGACACCTTAAACCCGACAGGCGACGTTCCCCTGGAGATGCTGAGGAATGTATTGAGACCAGAAGACTATTCAGGCGTTTGGCATGGCCATGCCGTTAAATTTTCGATCCAACAAATATTTCCTACTGGCCAATTTAATGGCATTGGGGAGTTTCTAGAAGAGCCGCATAGCGGAATTCAATTTGGATTTACGGGCAAAACAGATTCTGATGGTAAATTAACAATTTCAAGAGATGTTGGAATCGGGTCTCAAGTTGTCAGCGATGCAAATTTCGAGATTGACGGCGACAGCGTCGTTTGGCAAGGCTTGACAAAAGGACCGGGTATCGAGCCCACAGGATTGCCTTTCGAATTTCGGACCCAGTTACTGGAATCGTTCTCTCGCTCTACAACTTCCTCCGAATCGTCATCTAACGACACCGTAGCCTCAACAGGCGACACCCTCCTGGAGATGGCGAGAAATGTATCGCACCAAGTAGAAAATCAATGGGGTGGCAATAATGCACCTTGGCATGATGGTGGGTTATGGGCTATGGGTTGTCGCCCTGGTCAGAACATTATTGCCATAAATATTAAGTCTGACGATGGAGGGAAAACCTTTCATGGCGATATGACTTACGCGAATGAGGGCCCGATTGGTTTTCGAGCTACTTTGTCTGACGGCAATAATTATGCCGTTGAAAATCAATGGGGTGGCGATGATGCACCTTGGCATGATGGTGGCCAATGGATTATCGGTGGTCGCTCTGGGCAAAATGTGGTCGAATTAAACGTCAGTTCTAATGATGGTGGCAATACTCTAAATGGAACGATGACCTATGAGGGTGAAGGCCCAATTGGTTTCAAAGGAACTATCATCGAAGGCCGCTAA